TTGCCTTTTGGCTGTCTTCTTCTACCTTCGTGGAGCCAATCGCTGCTCCTCACTCCCTTATTTTATTCCTTTTCCATACTATAGTCTCcatcaaaatatattaatttatcaaattatttACATTTCGATTAACCCTATGTACTGGATGGACCTAAATTTCACAAGTATTGTAGTTTTCAAATATTTCTCCGGGACGAACGTTACGTAATCTAACTAGCTTTTATCGGAATTACCTCTTTAAATTTTGAAACTCATAAAtgttatttatgattttaaagcCTACTTAACAACAACAATTATTTTAAGTATTACTAGTAAATTTCTCATCTACAATAAGTGTAGAGGATACaatgaatattttgtttttaattatcaattataatactatatgatatacacacaacacacatattgtttaatttaataaaaagtggGAGCAATAATTCGTTTTCAATTTGGAAAAATATTATTTAGCtcataattttgattaatttatgtattcatATCTTGAAAATTAAACTATAATATTACAATAATTCACAATTGTTCCAAATACTAATTTCGATGTCACATAATCGTCCAAAAGTAATCTAAGAGCTAATTATTTTTGGGAGGGCAAAGCTCGTGTCTAATTTTGATGTCCAAAATAAATCTAAGAACAATTATAAATTATCTATAATTGCAGCATAATATTTCTTCtttacatcaatttattttgaGGTGAGGCAAATTGTGCGGCTTTGTATTTATAAAACAACACTATAATGATGGCCCCAATTAATATATTCAATTACTCCTATAATTTAGAAAAGTAATTAGGGGATGAGTAAAATATGTAAACTTTAAAGGATCAGTGTTGTATACGGAGTATATCTAAGTGatgaaataaatgataaattaaaacattatactactaattaaatttcaaatctcGATATAGACTGATAgtttaaagttgtaatgaaaAACAAAAGTTTATTAATGCAACCCGCGATGTCTTATTAGGCTTGTGATATCATATTTTTTGAGACTCCTTTCTGCAAAAGATCAATACATATCTTGATTCGATCTAATTAATCCTCAAATTTGATATATTCCCTTATTTTTGTCAAACTTCATTATTTTAATCTTGACCTTTCTCCTAAACTCGCCacatatgaaatttaaacaatTCTTGACCTTTCCCATCATTTAAAACTCGCTACAGAAAACATAAACAATTACATCAGATTtcaatatgatttaaattttaaagcCCGACTTACTTTCTAGTATACTaaatttggagaaaatgaaaaaaaatagtggagCACTAACAATTATACTGACATAGGATCCCAAGTAGTTATTGACTTCCTTCACTTAAGTTGTTATACTTCTCTGATATACTAATTTAGTTTTCAAGTATTTACATCAACAGTCAGTCCAAAACAGGCCTGAATAGAATTAATGCAGAGAATATTCATAAAAACAAGACAATTCATTTTCCAATTCAAGTTCAAGACATACTTTCGAGTAATTTAAATCTCAATCATCTTTCAATCATATATACTATCTAAAACACAGCTCACTCTGTAGTTTGATTAAGTTACAGTGATGAAGGATTTTCCGAGGACGAAATCATCGTTATGCTTCTAATAAATGCTCGAGAATGCATGCTTTTATATCATCCTTCTGATTTCAATCAGTTCCCATAGAAGAAACTGAATGTACCTTACATTTGCAAGCAGAACCGTTGTTAATAGATTGGGAACTTAGGATCAACTTCGTGTGACCACGATTCAAGCCCTCCGATGATGTCCTTAGCAAAAGGGAATCCCTTGTTGTGGAGGAGCTCGACAGCCCTCTGAGAATCATTGCCTCTTCTGCAAATGACAAACAAAGAAGGAACTCGACTGGCTTCACCAGTGGCAGTCGTGTTGCTTTCCTCTCTTGCGAAGGCTGTAGCAATTTCGGACAACCTTCCTTCCATGCTTGCCAAAGGAATGTTCAAGGACTTCGGGAGAGAGGTGATTTTGTAGTGATGAGCAGGCCTGACATCTACCAATATATGGGGCTCACCTTTCAAATTTCTCTCATTGTACTCGTTGCTGGTTATTCTGGCTTCTTCTGGAAGAAGGTGCAACTTCAATGGACACTGCAAAAATTTAAGCAGCTGTGACTTGTGAGTCATGTGTAAGTCTGGTCAAAAGTTAACAGACAATATCCTTTCAGAAACCAGCGGGAAATATGTGAATATAATAAATTGATAGTCTTGTTTTGGAATCTGTAACTAAACCCATGTAAAGTATAAATGTAGAGAAAGTATGGTCATCCACAACCCAAGGAAATGCGCGCATTAACAATTTGTCATGATGGGCCTAAAGAGAGTTTAACCACATACTACTAGCATTAAGTGAACTTCTTCGAATAATAAACTGTATGTATTAGTATAACGGATGGATAGGTTTCTCAGTTACAGGGGTAGTGACCAGTACCTAAGTGAGCAATACCTTATGCCCTACAGGTATACCAGGTTTTAGAAGCTTCCTTTATTCGCTTAAAAATCCAAATGATTATAGTACACTTAGTTTAGTTCTAGAATACAATATGCCAAGTAAATAggaaaaataataaacaaaggCGATTTTCACCGTGGATAGAGGAGATTGAGTGAAATTTTCGTAGTCAAAATTACAGAATTGCTCCTCTGTCAAAGTTGAATTTTCTCCGCAAGCTTCACACTTGGGCGACCTTCCTCTGATTTTGACCTGTTAAATGTGGTGACAAAAGTCAGGAATATAAATGACTATCTTTTATAGACTAGTTGTTATTGTAAAAAGAGCGATAAAATGAGTACGATGAGAAAATAggagtaattaaaattttgagtaATTTTATGCTAAAGCGAGTAAATGAATATTCACATTGAATGGCAAGAACAAGACTAAGACGCACAACACGAAGTCGAGCAGATAGTGCATCAAACAGAAGCATCCTTCCAGATAAGGGTTCCCCAACTACACCAGCAACTTTTATAGCCTCGAGGGCCTGGAGACACCCAATAACACCTGGAACTGCAGTCAAATGCAACACGTAcaagaatattaaaaaatacagAATTTAGTCTTTGAACATATACCAGATTTAGAAACAGAGAAGGTCCACACACCAAAACTACTATTAATATAGAGGTTGCATGTTCGATATACCTACTCCAAGAACTCCGCTGTCTGAACATCTCTGGCATGATGTTGAAGGGGGCGGAGTAGGAAATAAGCAACGATAGCATGGACCTCCATTGTAATTGTAAACAGTTAGCTGCAAAAGCAAATGACAATGAATAAGCAACATAAATGAGTTGAAGGGACCTTTGTAAAATTGTAACGAAACCATTAACCAAAGGGGGATGCATTCATCATGAAACAAACCTGTCCTTCCAGTCCAAGTGCAGCTCCAGAGATTAAAGGCTGCAAGCATAAGCGTGTGTTTGGTCAGTAGAGCATAGGTCCATATGCAAATAAACAAGATCAGGCAACATAATATTATGGCTTTTGAGAAGAAATCAAATCGTATCATGAAAATGTTCATAATATTTGCACTTTAAGGTCCCTGTCACAACATTGAATACTATCATAGTAGCAGATAATAACTGAATTGAATTGACAAAAGTTATAAGTTCAGACCACAAACAAATATCTAAGCGacaaataaaaagagaaaagaaatacCATGCTTTCTGCGTATTTAATTGTCCaagataaaaacaaataagCAACTGCTCACCTTTCCCAACACAACACAGCAATCATTGATCATGTAACGACTGGGTACATTATCCGTTGCATCAATGACAATGTCATACCTGTTATACACCGAAAACCGCAAAAATGAAGTTGAACTCAGTATTTGACACAAACAATACATGTTCTGAGGATCGAAACAGACAAAGAATACCATACCCTCGCATAATTTCCAAGGCGTTCGATGTCCGGAACGCTTCCTTGTGCTCTACTATTTGGACGGTAGAGTTAATCCTGAAGACACAATAccaaaataaaaagacataaataCCGTCGCATCCTCTCGCTGCAATTTTGTAATATTGAAGTACAGGACCGCTTACGCGCGACATGAAGCAGCAGCTGACTCTACTTTTGATCTTCCTATAAATGCTTCCGTATGAATTATCTAGATGAACAATGGCAAGAATCAGCCAACAACAGCACTATTAGAATTGAAATAATCTCAAACAAAGGTAAGATCACATGATATAATCACTCTGCTATTCCAGAAATGATTTTTCGAATCTAAATTAAAgcaacagaaaacacaacataTACACTCCAAACATACATAACTTCCTTGTTTTCAAATTTATCCATAACAACATTACATAACTGCGCCGTCACTAAACAATGGAGCTAAAATCTGTTTACCTGCCTGTGCAAATTGTTGAGCTCCACCACATCATGATCAACGATTCCCAACCTGCCTGGGACAGAACGCGCCAATCCAAAACTGTCATTCATTAATACCGTGAAATCACTAGAATACAAGACGAATAACGCATAAAATACACAGACCGACGCCGCAGGCCGCGAGGTATAGCAGAGCGGGAGAGCCTAATCCGCCGGCGCCGATAACCAGAACAGAAGACTTCAATAAATTCGCCTGCGCTTCGACGCCAAACGAAGGGAGGATCAGCTGGCGGCTGTACCTATATATCATATCCGCCGACAATTGGCCGCCGGGCGGAGGCTCCAGCGAGGCGCAGCAATTGGTGCCGTTGGTTCCATCTTTTGAGACGCAGGTGCTGAGCTGCGCTTGCAGAGCTGATATACGATCGTCAATATCCGCCTTCGCTTCCTGTAGAGCGGCGATTTCCCGGCGGATATCCTCCGCTGTTTGGTCCACTCCGTTGGAATTCATGGCAGCCTGACTAAGTACTGGTTGGAAGTGGAGTGAGCTAGTTTGGATGGAGGAAAGCAATGGCagtttagggtttagttgtttaaatttgttttttaattcaTGAGATAATCCCaaacaatagtagtagtagtcgtctttattttttcttctttgtttATCTCAtaaaatttgtctatttttagtttttgataaatttttacACTATCTCTTATTAATTGGTAAGtttttcatgtttatttttatttttattttgtctattttgatttaaaatatttttgcactttaattttgaattttattagaTCTATATTAAGTGCGtttcattaaataatttttttgctactatttattttaaaattaattcaattcAATACTAAGTTAGAATTATTGAAACGATCCGTTTCAATATTCTTAAACTAATATTGTAActgaattaatttaaaataaataaaagaaaaataaaaaatactccatgtGTAAAGTTAAATAAATTCTGGAGTATTTTGCAcgttaatttatttgaaaaagaaaagacTTTAGTGGAATATATTCATATCattcatttatttgaaaaagaaaagacTTTGCTATGCATAATGTAAGCCTGATTTTGACCAACGTTATACTTCAGTTAGAATTTACTAGTAAAATCTTAATCTTCCCCCTCAAAGAAAATTATCAGTAGTCCAGTACTACAATTACAATATGTCAATAttcatataataaataaatcttaTCATATCTTATATTGCAAACAGGTAGTACTACACTGTATCTTATTTCAAATACTATTTGAATTGTACTTAGTAAAATGAACTActagtagtaaaaaataatgTGCTAATCGAATCTGAATTGTATGTTGAATTTTGTCTCatggaaaaaaaaacaacacaagAATAAATCTGTCAAAACACTAGCGGTAATAACGGTCTCTCCTTCCGCTTCTCATGTTCTCACTCTTACCGACCATCTCTCGCAggagctctctctctctcctctcatACGCCAACCAGGTGTTAACGCAGAGAGCCCCGGCGACCTATCTCCACCACCGGAGAAAGGCACACCGCCACCAAAATGCTTAGAGGGAGACACAAATTCCTCCCTTCCGACGATGTCCTCCTCCTCCTAACAACCCTGCTCGCAGCCATCATCCGTCGTGGCTCCTCCGATGACGGAGTTGTCATGGGCGCGCTGGCCAAAGCCACCAACCCTCCTGGATGGACCGGCCCCGATTTCTGCAAATGGGACGGCGTCGCATGCGATACACCGAACAAAGTCAGCTCCATCAACCTTGCATCAAAATCTCTCTCTGGAAAATTGCCACCTGAGATAAACCAGCTCTCCAACCTGAAAACACCCTCAGCCTTCAACGGAACAAGTTTTCAGGGCCGTTGCCAGCTTTGTCCAACATGGCTTCTCTTCAAGAAGTCAATCTTGAAGATAATGGTTTCACTTCCATCTCACAAGCTTACAATTCTTTAGCATCAACAACAACAGCAATCTCCCACCATGGACAATGCCTAGCACCATCAAAGATTCCCCGTCTCTCACTACTTTCTACGCGAGCTAGGCCAACAAGGTGGGTAAGATTCCAGACATTTTCGGATCATTGCCAAATTTCGCGAACCTCAAACTCTCCTACAATAATTTGACAGGGTGGATGCCGTGGTCGTTCGCCAAATCTGGGATTCAAACTTTGATGCTCAATAATCAGATGTTGGGGCTTTCAGGGCCCATTGATATTCTTGGTGAAATGCATAGTTTGAGAGAGGTTTGGATTCACAGCAATCAGTTTTCAGGGAGTATACCTGACCTCTCTGCCTGCACAGAGCTGTCGGATCTCCAGCTACGTGACAATCGGCTCACGGGGGTTATCCCTGATTCACTTACTAAGCTTCCAAAGCTGAAGAATGCCGCCTTGCAGAGTAACGTGTTCCAGGGTCCGGTGCCAAGTTTCCCACCGGGCATTCAAGTGAATCTTGGAAAAGAGAACCATTTCTGCAACCCTGGCCCCGGACCGTGTAGTCCCCAGGTCACCGTGTTGCTCGAGATTGCAGCTTCAATGTACTATCCGATGGTCTTAGCAGAAGCCCGGGAAGGGAATGATGCATGTCAGCAATGGCAGTTTGTTACGTGTGAGAAGGGGAGCGTGGTCGTGATCAATTTCTCCTAACAAAATTTCATGGGAGGCATATCACGTTCATATGCCAGTTTACCTAGTTTAAGATCATTGTATTTGAATGATAATAAGCTGGTGGGAGTCATACCTAAGAGTTTGACAAGTTTGAAGCAACTGCAAATTCTCGATATCTCCAACAATAATATTTCTGGTAAAGTGCCATCTTTCCAGTCTACAATGATATTGAAAACGGATGGTAATCCATTCATCGGGAAAGTCGTGCCAGTAACCTATTTAGGAGGACGCCCGCCACCCGGTGTAGAACTAGAAGAGACAGATTCTTCATCAAAGTAGTTGTTATTCTCATCTGTCTCATTGTCATTGCTGGCTTGGCATGGTGGATCTACAGATTGTTCTATAAAAAGCAAAAACACAGATGGTTTAAGAAAATAAGTGAAGAGCATAGCACCATCAGTATGGAGCAGACAACAGATTATGGCAAAAGCACCAATGTTAGTAGTTTCAACCAGAGTCCCATGAAAAGTAGTGAAATCAGTGGTTATAATATATATGATTGGGGAGAATGTTATTATACCCATTGAAGCTCTCCGTAAAGCGACCAACAACTTCAGCCAAAACAGCATACTCGGGAAGGGGGGATTTGGCATTGTTTATAAAGGAGAACTCCCTAATGGCACTAAAATAGCAGTAAAGAGAATGGAATCATCAATGATCAGCGACAAGGGACTAAGCGAGTTCAAGGCTGAAATAGAGGTCCTTACGTCTGTCAGACACCGGAATTTGGTCTCCCTTCACGGATTTTGCAACAATGGTAGTGAGAAACTATTAGTTTATGAGTACATGCCACAAGGATCTTTGTGTCAGCATCTGTTCGAATGGAAGGAAATGGGAACTCCTCCCCTAACTTGGAACCAGAGAGTAAATATAGCTCTTGATGTTGCCCGAGGGGTCGAGTATTTGCATAGCATGGCAAACCAGAGCTCTTCATTCACAGAGATCTGAAACCGTCCAACATTCTTATTGGAGATGACATGAGGGCGAAGGTTTGTGATTTTGGCTTGGTGAAACAAGCCCCCGATACCAATCAATCATTCGAAACACGGTTGGCAGGAACCTTTGGCTATCTTGCTCCAGAATATGCAGGTATGTATTGTTACCTGCATCATCGTGTTCACTTTTATGTTGACATGATGAATTAATTCACCTAAAAGGCTATAACGTTCTGCAAAGTTGATGACACAACAGAAAATCTAATATGTAACAACTCAATTGAATAAACAGCGACAGGAAAGGTTACTGTAAAAGTTGATGTATATGCCTTTGGAGTGGTGTTGATGGAAATCATCACCGGGAGAAAGTCCTTGGATAGTTCCCTGCCCGATGATAGTAGCCACCTGGTGACGTGGTTTCCACGATTCCTCCAAGGCAGAGATAAAATCAAAGAGGCTGTGGATCCTGTCCTCCGTTCAGACTTAAACGAAGAGACTTTCAAAAGTTTGTGGAAGGTGGCCGAGCTAGCCGGACACTGCACTAGAGAAGCGAACCAACGGCCTGACATGAGCCATGTTGTCACGGTGCTCTCATCTCTGGTGGAGCAGTGGAAGCCAGCTGCAGATGAAGATAGCTTCAGGGTAGACATTGGCATGAGCCTCTCACAAGTCTTGCAGAAATGGAAACTTAATGAGGACTCGTTTTCTACAATAGCCACTGATTACATAAAACAGAAACAACCTCCACAATAGCCATTGTTTACATCAAATAGAAGAACTATTAAACAAACATGATCAAGTTCTCTGTTTTGTCAATGGTACCTGACCTGGGCTGTTCAGCTTAGTATGTTACcagtttttttgtaattttggatGCTATACTTGGTCTACATTCAATAAAGTAATGTTGGTGGTTTCATTTTATTTCTGAGAAATTTAGAATCATCTATCTGTTTCATACTAAACATGAtatttgataataaaaaaatatgaaagctAAAACACAAGAGTTTTATCTACATGAGGCATCAGAAAAATGAAGGGGGAGAGGGAGAAAGAGGGCAAAACAGGTTACATATATATGTGCACACACACGTATAACATCGTCTTACAGGAATTAAATTACAACTATCAAGAATACACCTTCTAGCTAGCAACAGGGATACCTTTATTTGACAAGTATATTTGTGTTAATACCTTCATTATATGCAAGAAAAGCTAGGAAAAGAAAGCCATTTCTCATTTCTCTAAAAAGAGTAGCAGTATATAGCCTTTACTGTGACGTGTAAACAGTTAAAAGGTGCAGCAAAATTGTATTCTTCATTCACAAAGAATGCAGTCTTGAAGAATTTAAGACACTTCATCATGTAATTTCCAGCTCGATCAAATTTCAACTCTGCCAGGCCAAAAATATCTTCATATAAAATGAGGGAAGGTAAACTATCTGAACATGAACAAGGGAATCATTCCCTAAATACAAAATGCTCAAACTATCATCTTAAATATTTAACTTGAGCTTTTATAATCACCATACAAGAAGTCAAAGCAGCTAGAAACCCCGA
This genomic interval from Salvia splendens isolate huo1 chromosome 13, SspV2, whole genome shotgun sequence contains the following:
- the LOC121762156 gene encoding adenylyltransferase and sulfurtransferase MOCS3-like translates to MNSNGVDQTAEDIRREIAALQEAKADIDDRISALQAQLSTCVSKDGTNGTNCCASLEPPPGGQLSADMIYRYSRQLILPSFGVEAQANLLKSSVLVIGAGGLGSPALLYLAACGVGRLGIVDHDVVELNNLHRQIIHTEAFIGRSKVESAAASCRAINSTVQIVEHKEAFRTSNALEIMRGYDIVIDATDNVPSRYMINDCCVVLGKPLISGAALGLEGQLTVYNYNGGPCYRCLFPTPPPSTSCQRCSDSGVLGVVPGVIGCLQALEAIKVAGVVGEPLSGRMLLFDALSARLRVVKIRGRSPKCEACGENSTLTEEQFCNFDYENFTQSPLSTCPLKLHLLPEEARITSNEYNERNLKGEPHILVDVRPAHHYKITSLPKSLNIPLASMEGRLSEIATAFAREESNTTATGEASRVPSLFVICRRGNDSQRAVELLHNKGFPFAKDIIGGLESWSHEVDPKFPIY